The sequence CTGGACGGTACCTGGGACCATCGAACGCCTTGGGGGAGCGAACACGTCCCGTTCTCCCGGCTGCTGGCCGAGACATTCGAACGGGCGGGGCTCGGACTCTACGATCCGCGCTTTCTCACGGGTGTTCCGGAAGCGCTCGACATGATCGAAAACGCGGCGGAGGTGACGGTCGACGGAAAACAGCTGATCGCCGCTGTCCGCAAGGAGATCAGCGGAACACGGAGTGCGGCCGGGAGGAAACGCGGCAGGAGCCTCTCGCCGTCCGGCCCTGGGGGAGAACGTTCTGGCGTCTGACCGGAAAAAGACGTTCGAATGACCGAACGGCAGGGGGCTGGAATGCGGCCGGCTCCGGAATGATGAGTTCGCTGGCACTCCCTTCCTCCTTGCGGGATGCGAGTGCTCATACAGGACGGGGGTCGTGTGCACGCATCGACGCACCAGCGAGCGGTGGGCCATCGACCGTATTTCTTTCTGAGCTACGCCCATACGCCCGGGTACGGCGCCGGCACGGACCCCGACATGTGGGTCGAACGGCTGTTCCAGGATCTCTGCGGCCACGTGATGGCCATGACCGACTTACCCGCCGGCGCGCCCGCGGGATTCATGGACCGGGAGATACGCTCCGGCGAGGGCTGGTCGGAACGGCTCGGCGACGTCCTCGCCACCTGCCGGGTCTTCGTTCCGCTGTTCTCGCCGCGCTACTTCGCCAGTGAGATGTGCGGCAAGGAGTGGTACGCCTTCGAGCAGCGGGCCATCCACCACCGGGCCCGCTCCAACCAGCCGGCCGAGGCCATCGTCCCGGCGCTCTGGGTGCCGGTGCCGCCGAGCCAACTGCCCGGCTCGGCCGAACGGTTGCAGTTCAACCACCGTGACTTCGGTGAACGGTACGTCAGCGACGGCCTCTACGGTCTGATCAAGCTCAGACTCTTCGCCGAGGAATACGAACGGGCCGTCTACGAACTGGCCAAACGCATCGTCAGCGTCGCCGACACGGTCCGCATCGACACCGGCCGGCCGGTCGACTACCGCCTGGCCCCCAGCGCCTTCGGCTCCCCCAGCAGCGGGGTCGGCGCACCCCGGCCGATGCAGATCACCATCGCGGCGCCCACCCGCCACGATCTGCCCGAGGGGCGCAGCAGCGACCACTACGGCGACCATCCCCAGGACTGGAACCCGTACTACCCCGCCTCCGTCCGGCCGCTGGCCTATGTGGCCGAGGAACTGGTCCGCTCGCTCAACTACCAGGCCGTCATCACCTCGTTCGACGAGGACCGGCACGACGGCAAGGCCCCGCCCAGCACCCCCGAGATCCTGCTCGTCGACCGCTGGGCCCTGAGGGACGCGGACCACTGCCGCCGCCTCGCCGCGTTCGACGCGGAGAACCGTCCCTGGGTGACCCTGGTCGTGCCCTGGAGCCGTGACGACCACCAGAGCAGGGCGGCGGAGACGGAGCTCACCGAGAAGCTCGAAGCGGTGATGCCCGTCAAGATGGGCCAGGGCCGGGCCCTCTGCCGCGCCGCGGCGAAAGGAGTGCCCACCATGGAGGCGTTCGGCCAGCTCCTGCCCCAGGTGGTCGAGGTGGCCGCCCAGCAGTATCTGAAGCACGCGAAGGCCTACCCGCCCGGACCGGGCGGCGGATCCGGCGAGCGGACCCGGCTCACCGGACCCATGGGCGACACGAGCTACTTACCCGACCCGCACGACCCTGCGACGGAAGCGGAGGACCTATGAGTGCCGGTCGTGACGGGCGCATCGTCACCTTCTACTCGTACAAGGGCGGTACCGGGCGCACCATGGCGCTCGCCAACACCGCCTGGATCCTCGCGGCCAACGGCAAGCGGGTGCTGGCCGTCGACTGGGACCTGGAAGCCCCCGGGCTCCACCGGTTCTTCCACCCCTTCCTGGACCCGGCCACCCTCGGCGCCACCACCGGCGTGATCGACCTGATCACCGAGTACGCCTGGGCCGCGACCAGCCCCGCCCAGCGCGCCGAGGACTGGCACCGCGACTACGCCCGCATCCAGCCGCACGCCGTGTCACTGACCCCGGAGTCGCTCGGCTGGGAGTTCCCGCAGGGCGGCACGCTCGACTTCGTGTCCGCCGGACGGCAGAACCGCGAGTACAGCGCCACCGTCTCCACCTTCGACTGGGACAACTTCTACGACCGCTTCGGCGGCGGCCACTTCTTCGACGCCCTGCGCGACGACATGAAGGCCAACTACGACTACGTCCTCATCGACAGCCGGACCGGCCTCAGCGACATCGCCGACATCTGCACCGTGCACCTCCCGGACGTACTCGTCGACTGCTTCACCCTCAGTGACCAGTCCATCGACGGCGCGGCCTCGGTCGCCCGCCAGATCGCCGAGCGCAACACGGGCCGCCCCATCTCCATCTACCCCGTGCCGATGCGGATCGACGAGGGCGAGAAGGAGAAGGCCGACGCCGGACGGGCGCTGGCCCGGCTCAAGTTCGACCGGCTGCCGCGCGATCTGTCCGGTGACGAACTCACCGCCTACTGGGGGGCGGTGGAGATCCCGTACCGGCCCTACTACGCCTACGAGGAGACCCTCGCCACCTTCGGCGACGAGGCCGGACTCACCAACTCGCTGCTCTCCGCCTTCGAACGGCTCACCGCGGTCATCACCGACCGAGAGATCACCGCGATGCCCCCGGTCGGCGAAGAGGTCCGGCTGCGGATCCGCGACGCCTTCACCCGGCGCAGGCCCGCCCTGCCCGCCGACCTCCACCTCAGCTACGTGGCGGAGAACCGGATGTGGGCCGACTGGCTCGAATCGATTCTCACCCGGGCCGGATTCCGCGTCGTTCCGCGTGACGTCTCCGCCGAACAGCCGGCCGACAACCCGGCCGACACCCCCGCCGAGAGCGCCGCGCGCACCGTGGTCCTGCTCTCCAGCGCGTATCTGAAATCCCAGCGCGCGGTCGAGCTGTGGGAACGGACCGCCGCCGAGGCCGTCGGCAGCGGCCGCCGTCGACTGCTCCCGCTGCGGGTCGGGGACGTACGCCTGACCTCTCCGTACATCGACCGCAATCCCGTCGACCTGTTCCGGCTCGACGAGGTGCACGCCACCACCGCCGTGATGCGCGCCCTGGACCGCCCGGTGCAGGTGGCCGACGGGGTCTCGCCCGGCCCCCGCTTCCCGGGCACCGTGCCGAGGATCTGGAACGCGCCGCCC is a genomic window of Streptomyces sp. YPW6 containing:
- the fsxC gene encoding FxsC protein, producing MRVLIQDGGRVHASTHQRAVGHRPYFFLSYAHTPGYGAGTDPDMWVERLFQDLCGHVMAMTDLPAGAPAGFMDREIRSGEGWSERLGDVLATCRVFVPLFSPRYFASEMCGKEWYAFEQRAIHHRARSNQPAEAIVPALWVPVPPSQLPGSAERLQFNHRDFGERYVSDGLYGLIKLRLFAEEYERAVYELAKRIVSVADTVRIDTGRPVDYRLAPSAFGSPSSGVGAPRPMQITIAAPTRHDLPEGRSSDHYGDHPQDWNPYYPASVRPLAYVAEELVRSLNYQAVITSFDEDRHDGKAPPSTPEILLVDRWALRDADHCRRLAAFDAENRPWVTLVVPWSRDDHQSRAAETELTEKLEAVMPVKMGQGRALCRAAAKGVPTMEAFGQLLPQVVEVAAQQYLKHAKAYPPGPGGGSGERTRLTGPMGDTSYLPDPHDPATEAEDL